A single window of Methylocella tundrae DNA harbors:
- a CDS encoding SGNH/GDSL hydrolase family protein produces the protein MARKTIGESAQKGALALAFCVCAALPLRAEEAPAPVAAPPLSPSCEVPAVDIATPASLPNFAAALQKHQAVHILAIGSSSTVGIGSSGSNKSYPSLLEAILEHALKGVDIIVVNRGLPGEVAESTSERIRNEVALSKPDLVLWQLGTNDALARVSPADFEATVQSTIEWLKENQVDVVLVGLQYAPRLARDSNYAAIRDALKNIAAKENVLYISRYDAMRFIAKTRANLQLMSRDNFHLNDLGYQCMAEHVAHAVIISLFMKRVRPLAN, from the coding sequence ATGGCGCGGAAGACTATCGGCGAATCCGCCCAAAAGGGTGCCCTCGCCCTAGCGTTCTGCGTCTGCGCCGCGCTTCCTTTGCGCGCCGAGGAGGCGCCGGCTCCCGTCGCCGCGCCGCCGCTCAGCCCCTCATGCGAGGTGCCGGCGGTCGATATCGCGACGCCCGCGTCGCTTCCCAATTTCGCGGCGGCGCTGCAAAAGCATCAAGCCGTGCATATTCTGGCGATTGGCTCGTCGTCGACGGTCGGCATAGGATCCTCCGGCTCGAACAAATCCTATCCGTCACTGCTCGAGGCTATCCTTGAACATGCGCTAAAAGGCGTCGATATCATCGTCGTAAACCGCGGCTTGCCCGGCGAGGTGGCGGAAAGCACATCTGAACGCATCAGGAACGAGGTCGCGTTGAGCAAGCCTGATCTGGTGCTGTGGCAGCTTGGGACCAATGACGCTCTCGCACGGGTTTCGCCTGCGGATTTCGAGGCGACCGTTCAATCCACCATTGAATGGCTGAAGGAAAATCAGGTCGACGTTGTGCTCGTCGGCCTCCAATATGCGCCCCGTCTCGCCCGCGATTCCAATTACGCGGCGATCCGCGACGCGCTGAAAAACATCGCAGCCAAGGAAAATGTCCTCTACATCAGCCGCTACGACGCCATGCGGTTCATCGCCAAGACGCGCGCCAATCTGCAGCTGATGTCGCGCGACAATTTCCACCTGAACGATCTTGGCTATCAATGCATGGCCGAGCATGTGGCCCATGCCGTCATCATCAGCCTGTTCATGAAAAGAGTGCGGCCTCTGGCGAACTGA
- a CDS encoding OpgC family protein, whose translation MRAPNEIDFWRGFALLTIFVNHVPGLYFERFTYRNVSLSDSAELFVFLAGWAMRKLIDGPVASLSAGALVFRLESRALHVYVAQTVITEIAIALLAASALLFDAPFLLDWHNASAVFNDPVRAHVGLVLLTHQLGYFNILPLYVVLMFAAPLIALTHRFAPRLLLPISFTIYAFALITGVNLPTWPVEGTWFFNPLCWQLIYCLGFALGGEDGLGAFARRHRRVLWFVALPIILVGAVVALMNFSPNPIAAPSPKLVFMFDKTFLSPARLIHSLALTAFFAGSFVTIRQALPLLAKYLSMLGRNSLNVFCAASLLSLICQIFRFVYGGHIATDALIVILGVSVMGVVAWASEWRGRLSANPPKRVPSP comes from the coding sequence ATGCGCGCACCTAATGAAATCGATTTCTGGCGCGGCTTTGCTCTTCTGACGATCTTCGTCAACCATGTTCCTGGCCTCTATTTCGAGCGCTTCACCTATCGCAATGTGTCGCTGTCGGATTCCGCGGAACTCTTCGTGTTCCTCGCCGGCTGGGCGATGCGCAAGCTGATCGACGGCCCCGTCGCCTCGCTATCGGCGGGCGCTCTCGTGTTCCGGCTCGAAAGCCGCGCCTTGCATGTCTATGTCGCCCAGACCGTCATCACCGAGATCGCGATCGCCCTTCTCGCAGCTTCGGCGCTGCTTTTCGACGCCCCGTTTCTTCTCGACTGGCACAACGCCTCGGCCGTCTTCAATGATCCCGTCCGGGCGCATGTGGGGCTTGTCCTGCTCACCCATCAGCTTGGCTATTTCAACATTCTGCCGCTCTATGTCGTCCTGATGTTCGCCGCCCCCTTGATCGCGCTGACGCATCGCTTCGCGCCGCGGCTTCTGCTCCCGATCTCCTTTACGATCTACGCTTTCGCCTTGATAACGGGCGTCAATTTGCCCACCTGGCCGGTCGAGGGTACATGGTTCTTCAATCCGCTCTGCTGGCAGCTGATCTATTGTCTTGGCTTCGCGCTGGGCGGCGAGGACGGCCTTGGCGCTTTCGCCCGGCGCCATCGGCGCGTCCTCTGGTTCGTGGCGCTGCCGATCATTCTCGTCGGCGCAGTTGTCGCCTTGATGAATTTCTCGCCCAATCCGATTGCGGCCCCGTCGCCAAAGCTCGTGTTCATGTTCGACAAGACATTTCTGTCGCCGGCGCGGCTCATCCATAGTCTCGCGCTCACAGCTTTTTTCGCAGGCTCTTTCGTAACCATCCGGCAGGCGCTGCCCCTCCTTGCGAAATATTTATCCATGCTTGGGCGTAATTCGCTGAACGTCTTTTGCGCGGCGTCTTTGCTCAGCCTCATTTGCCAGATCTTCCGCTTTGTATACGGTGGACATATTGCAACAGATGCGCTGATCGTTATTCTCGGCGTATCGGTTATGGGCGTGGTTGCATGGGCTTCGGAATGGCGCGGAAGACTATCGGCGAATCCGCCCAAAAGGGTGCCCTCGCCCTAG
- the rsmA gene encoding 16S rRNA (adenine(1518)-N(6)/adenine(1519)-N(6))-dimethyltransferase RsmA: MPGPLDDLPPLREIVAAHGLDAKKALGQNFLFDLNLTSRIARAAGPLERALIVEIGPGPGGLTRALLAEGARKVVAIERDERCLAALAEIAARYPGRLDVIAGDALDIDLGALVGEARPARICANLPYNIATALLTRWVEAEVWPPWFDRLTLMFQREVAERIVASPSQRAAYGRLAVLCNWRCETRILFDVSPSAFTPPPKVTSSVVELRPRAAPLPCEARLLSAVTRAAFGQRRKMLRQSLKSLPVRDIATLLAAAGIEPTARAEEIGVEGFAALARALRDQRTAVQPL, translated from the coding sequence ATGCCCGGCCCGCTAGACGATCTCCCCCCGCTGCGAGAGATCGTCGCCGCGCATGGGCTCGACGCAAAGAAAGCGCTCGGACAGAATTTCCTTTTCGACCTCAATCTCACGTCCCGCATCGCGCGCGCGGCAGGGCCGCTCGAGCGCGCGCTCATCGTCGAGATCGGACCTGGCCCCGGCGGCTTGACCCGCGCGCTGCTGGCCGAGGGAGCGAGAAAAGTCGTCGCCATCGAACGCGACGAGCGCTGCCTCGCGGCGCTCGCCGAAATCGCGGCCCGCTATCCGGGCCGTCTCGACGTCATCGCCGGCGACGCGCTCGATATTGATCTTGGCGCTCTTGTCGGCGAAGCGCGCCCGGCGCGGATTTGCGCCAACCTGCCTTACAATATCGCCACGGCCTTGCTGACGCGCTGGGTCGAGGCCGAAGTCTGGCCGCCCTGGTTCGACCGGCTGACCTTGATGTTTCAACGCGAGGTCGCCGAACGCATCGTCGCATCCCCATCCCAGCGCGCGGCCTATGGACGTCTTGCCGTCCTGTGCAATTGGCGCTGTGAGACCCGCATCCTGTTTGATGTGTCGCCCTCCGCCTTCACGCCGCCGCCGAAAGTCACCTCCAGCGTCGTCGAGTTACGCCCTCGCGCCGCGCCGCTTCCCTGCGAAGCGAGGCTGCTTTCGGCGGTGACGCGGGCCGCTTTCGGGCAGCGCCGGAAAATGTTGCGGCAATCGCTGAAATCCTTGCCGGTGCGCGACATCGCAACGCTTCTCGCCGCGGCCGGGATCGAGCCGACCGCGCGCGCCGAAGAAATTGGCGTTGAAGGCTTTGCCGCTCTTGCGCGGGCTTTGCGGGATCAGCGAACGGCGGTCCAGCCTCTCTGA
- a CDS encoding formate/nitrite transporter family protein, with protein sequence MSGQPKGSDLTSDERNSLSPASQLEDLSGAEKASVAEQSHPNAALIHETIRAEGEAELNRTKTALVLSAFAAGLSMGFSLVVQGVLQSSLPDAPWRPLISSFGYTTGFLIVVLGRQQLFTENTLTPILPLLHNRDRKTLIKVARLWSLVLAANIAATWIFAAALAHFSIFDAGVQKAFVEISVHAVRGSFGAVVLKSVFAGWLIALMVWILPAVGSARPFIIIIITYVVAIAGFSHLIAGSVDAFYAVEAGKASFADYALRFFLPTLLGNVIGGVALVAGLNYGQVAPQLADPILPRT encoded by the coding sequence ATGAGCGGGCAACCGAAAGGCTCCGATTTGACCAGCGATGAGCGCAACAGCCTCAGCCCGGCCTCCCAGCTGGAGGATCTTTCGGGCGCGGAAAAGGCGTCGGTCGCCGAGCAAAGCCACCCGAACGCCGCTCTTATCCATGAAACGATCCGCGCCGAAGGCGAAGCCGAACTTAATCGCACCAAGACCGCGCTGGTGCTGTCGGCCTTCGCGGCCGGGCTCTCGATGGGCTTCTCCCTCGTGGTGCAGGGCGTGCTGCAGTCGAGCCTTCCCGATGCGCCGTGGCGGCCTTTGATCAGCTCCTTTGGCTATACGACGGGATTCTTGATCGTCGTGCTGGGGCGTCAGCAATTGTTCACCGAGAATACGCTGACGCCGATCCTGCCGCTGCTTCATAACCGGGACAGGAAAACGCTGATCAAGGTGGCGCGGCTCTGGTCGCTCGTGCTGGCGGCGAATATCGCGGCGACATGGATTTTCGCAGCCGCCCTCGCGCATTTCTCAATTTTCGACGCCGGCGTTCAGAAGGCTTTTGTCGAGATCAGCGTCCACGCGGTGCGGGGCTCTTTTGGAGCCGTCGTTCTGAAGTCGGTCTTCGCCGGCTGGCTGATCGCATTGATGGTCTGGATTCTCCCGGCCGTCGGCTCGGCGCGGCCGTTTATCATCATCATCATCACCTATGTCGTGGCCATTGCGGGCTTCTCTCATCTGATCGCCGGGTCGGTCGACGCCTTCTATGCGGTCGAAGCTGGCAAGGCGTCCTTTGCCGACTATGCCTTGCGCTTCTTTCTGCCGACGCTGCTCGGCAATGTGATCGGCGGCGTCGCCCTCGTCGCCGGCCTGAATTATGGTCAGGTCGCGCCTCAGCTTGCCGATCCGATCCTTCCCAGAACATGA
- a CDS encoding LPS-assembly protein LptD — MGRRFCPNGARACVSGLRGLFGPVRGRIFHAPASAPPQRSSARAWLAALLCLALLCLAAVSAPAAIAATERPPQPPAGQPPDKMFVEANELRYDTVKNTVAAVGDARVYYKGRVLEADRVTYDRKTGRVLAEGHAKLTETDGSILHGDQFDLTDDFRDGFIESLRADTSDKTFFSAPHAERIEGDTTVFNKGTYTACAACTGSPDKPPLWRVRAKRIVHKNDEQMIYYEDASLEFLGVPLAYVPFFSAPDPTVTRKSGILSPHLIDRSTLGYGVGIPIFWALAPDYDLTFTPTALSKQGFLASGEWRQRFDIGQYYIRANGISQMNPSFFPTSPWGAGNQTLRGSFESAGELAIADQWKFGWAFTLLSDKWFLNDYNVPSQTLSSNYIAETTSTVYLTGQSNRGYFDLRGYYFEGLSTHDFQPQQPLAHPVWDYNKTIDIDPANSWGIGGEVEADFNLTSLSAAAASYQSVGTQVLDNAYQMYNVCTNYVPGTVAGKCLLRGVGGEYTRTTVDISWKRKLIDPIGEVWTPFAFAHVNGEWLDLNTTNSYTFSSSFGSSTFSNSSQLNFLGNRDVSFYGAFVPGVGLEYRYPFFAKLGFGSVTVEPIAQIIMRPNNPIGAFSNVNLDAQSLVFDESTLFDWNKYSGYDRFETGMRANYGGQFTLNFKDGGYINVIGGQSYQVAGTNSYATADAANVGLSSGLDTRASDYVGALSIAPNSAFSFTAKSRFDVNTFEPRRIDLVGNYNLGAWTGGIQYANYQAQPVIGYYVRREGLSLNSRYKISDNYFAQGNITFDMSRQFYPAALIGYTSPGPFAIAAFGMGAGYNDDCTTFSVNYSSIYQDNGNGALIRNQTVLLQLQLRTLGGTKLSESFNNTAALDGVKY, encoded by the coding sequence ATGGGGCGGCGTTTTTGCCCCAATGGCGCGCGGGCTTGCGTATCTGGTCTTCGCGGCTTGTTTGGCCCTGTCCGGGGCCGGATTTTCCACGCCCCTGCTTCAGCGCCGCCCCAGCGTTCCTCGGCGCGAGCCTGGCTCGCCGCCCTCCTTTGCCTCGCCCTCCTTTGCCTCGCCGCCGTCAGCGCCCCCGCCGCCATCGCGGCGACGGAGCGGCCGCCGCAGCCGCCGGCCGGCCAGCCGCCCGACAAGATGTTCGTCGAGGCGAACGAACTTCGCTACGATACGGTGAAGAATACGGTTGCCGCCGTCGGCGATGCGCGCGTCTATTATAAGGGTCGCGTTCTCGAAGCCGACCGCGTCACCTATGACCGCAAGACCGGCCGCGTCTTAGCCGAAGGTCACGCCAAGCTCACCGAAACCGACGGCAGCATCCTGCACGGCGATCAATTCGACCTGACCGATGATTTCCGCGACGGATTCATCGAAAGCCTGCGCGCCGACACCTCGGACAAGACCTTTTTCAGCGCGCCGCACGCCGAGCGCATCGAGGGCGACACTACGGTCTTCAACAAAGGCACCTACACTGCCTGCGCCGCCTGCACAGGCAGCCCCGACAAGCCGCCGCTGTGGCGGGTGCGCGCCAAGCGCATCGTCCACAAGAACGACGAGCAGATGATCTATTATGAGGACGCTTCGCTTGAGTTCCTCGGCGTTCCGCTCGCCTATGTGCCGTTCTTTTCGGCGCCCGATCCCACGGTCACGCGCAAATCCGGCATTCTGTCGCCGCATCTCATCGACAGGTCGACGCTCGGCTATGGCGTCGGCATTCCAATCTTTTGGGCGCTCGCGCCCGACTATGATTTGACGTTCACGCCGACCGCCCTGTCAAAGCAGGGCTTCCTCGCCAGCGGAGAATGGCGCCAGCGCTTCGACATCGGCCAATATTACATCAGGGCGAACGGCATCTCGCAGATGAACCCGAGCTTTTTCCCGACGTCCCCGTGGGGCGCCGGCAACCAGACGCTGCGCGGATCGTTCGAGAGCGCGGGCGAACTCGCCATCGCCGATCAATGGAAATTCGGCTGGGCGTTCACGCTGCTGTCGGATAAATGGTTCCTGAATGATTACAACGTCCCGAGCCAGACCCTTTCGTCCAATTATATCGCCGAGACGACCTCGACGGTCTATCTGACCGGCCAGAGCAATCGCGGCTATTTCGACCTGCGCGGCTATTATTTCGAAGGTCTGTCGACGCACGACTTCCAGCCGCAGCAGCCGCTCGCCCACCCGGTCTGGGATTACAACAAAACGATAGACATCGATCCAGCAAATTCCTGGGGGATCGGCGGCGAGGTTGAGGCCGACTTCAACCTGACGAGCCTTTCCGCCGCCGCCGCGAGCTATCAGTCCGTCGGCACGCAGGTGCTCGACAACGCCTATCAAATGTATAACGTCTGCACCAATTATGTGCCGGGCACCGTCGCCGGCAAATGTCTTCTGCGCGGCGTCGGCGGCGAATATACGCGGACGACGGTGGATATTTCCTGGAAGCGCAAGCTGATCGACCCGATCGGCGAGGTCTGGACGCCCTTCGCCTTCGCGCACGTCAACGGCGAGTGGCTCGATCTCAACACCACGAATTCCTATACGTTTTCGTCGAGTTTCGGCTCCTCGACGTTCAGCAATTCGTCTCAGCTGAACTTCCTCGGCAACCGGGACGTGAGCTTCTACGGCGCGTTCGTGCCCGGCGTCGGGCTTGAATATCGCTATCCATTCTTCGCAAAACTTGGCTTTGGCTCGGTCACTGTCGAGCCGATCGCGCAGATCATCATGCGCCCGAACAATCCGATCGGCGCTTTTTCCAACGTCAATCTCGACGCGCAAAGCCTCGTCTTCGACGAGTCGACTTTGTTTGATTGGAATAAATATTCGGGCTACGACCGCTTTGAGACCGGCATGAGAGCCAATTACGGAGGCCAGTTCACGCTGAACTTCAAAGACGGCGGCTACATCAACGTCATCGGCGGCCAATCCTATCAGGTCGCCGGCACCAATTCCTATGCGACGGCGGACGCCGCCAATGTCGGGCTGAGCTCGGGTCTCGACACGAGGGCTTCCGACTACGTCGGCGCGCTTTCGATCGCCCCCAACTCCGCGTTCTCATTCACCGCCAAAAGCCGCTTCGACGTCAACACCTTCGAGCCAAGGCGCATCGACCTTGTCGGCAACTATAACCTCGGCGCCTGGACAGGGGGAATCCAATATGCAAATTACCAGGCCCAGCCGGTGATCGGATATTATGTGCGCCGGGAGGGTCTTTCCCTGAATTCGCGCTATAAGATCAGCGACAACTATTTCGCTCAGGGAAACATTACCTTTGACATGAGCCGTCAGTTCTATCCTGCTGCTCTCATCGGCTATACGAGCCCCGGTCCTTTCGCCATCGCCGCGTTTGGCATGGGCGCCGGCTATAACGATGATTGCACTACTTTCTCGGTGAATTATTCTTCGATTTATCAGGACAATGGCAATGGCGCTCTTATTCGTAACCAGACAGTCCTGTTACAACTGCAATTGCGGACCCTTGGCGGCACCAAACTCAGTGAAAGCTTCAACAACACCGCCGCGCTTGACGGCGTGAAATACTGA
- the pdxA gene encoding 4-hydroxythreonine-4-phosphate dehydrogenase PdxA, with protein MTGEPHGKTLLALTRGDPSGIGPELALKAWAALHQDPEAPAFLIAAEPDHLAALAQRLRLAVPIEPIGAATDAAALFRRALPVLDSKLTVKGKPGSPHAEDAAGTIASIETCVNLVKAGAAAAIVTNPIAKEVLYRAGFPHPGHTEFLGALAERLYQSSVRPVMLLWSPELAVVPATIHIALKDVPARLTTDLLVETGRIVAHDFRQRFGLAHPRLAFTGLNPHAGEGGAMGREEIDVIAPALAQLKAAGIDVSGPHPADTLFDAKARKTYDVVIAMYHDQALIPIKTIAFAHAVNVTLGLPFIRTSPDHGTAFAIAGQGVADPSSLIEALRLAGRLANECPAR; from the coding sequence ATGACCGGCGAGCCGCATGGAAAGACCCTTCTCGCGCTGACCCGCGGCGATCCATCCGGCATCGGTCCCGAGCTCGCCCTCAAGGCCTGGGCCGCGCTGCATCAGGATCCGGAGGCGCCAGCGTTCCTGATCGCCGCCGAGCCGGATCATCTCGCGGCGCTGGCGCAGCGGCTGCGCCTTGCCGTTCCGATCGAGCCGATCGGCGCCGCGACGGACGCGGCCGCCCTGTTCCGACGGGCCTTGCCGGTGCTCGACTCGAAGCTGACGGTCAAGGGCAAGCCCGGCTCGCCCCACGCCGAGGACGCCGCCGGAACCATCGCCTCCATCGAGACCTGCGTGAACCTTGTCAAAGCGGGCGCGGCCGCCGCGATCGTCACCAACCCGATCGCCAAAGAGGTTCTTTATCGCGCCGGATTTCCGCATCCCGGGCACACCGAATTCCTCGGCGCTCTGGCCGAGCGGCTGTATCAGTCCAGCGTACGCCCTGTCATGCTGTTGTGGTCGCCCGAACTCGCCGTCGTTCCCGCGACGATCCATATTGCGCTGAAAGACGTCCCCGCCCGCCTGACAACGGACCTTCTGGTCGAGACCGGGCGCATCGTGGCGCATGATTTCCGCCAGCGTTTTGGCCTCGCGCATCCCCGCCTCGCCTTCACGGGCCTCAATCCGCACGCAGGCGAGGGAGGCGCGATGGGGCGCGAGGAGATCGACGTCATCGCTCCAGCGCTTGCACAACTGAAAGCCGCAGGGATCGACGTCTCGGGTCCGCATCCAGCCGACACGCTGTTCGACGCCAAAGCCCGAAAGACCTATGACGTCGTTATTGCGATGTATCACGATCAGGCTCTGATCCCGATCAAGACCATCGCCTTCGCTCACGCCGTCAATGTGACCCTTGGCCTGCCCTTCATTCGGACCTCGCCCGATCACGGCACGGCCTTCGCCATCGCCGGCCAGGGCGTCGCCGATCCCTCGAGCCTCATCGAGGCTCTGCGGTTGGCCGGGCGATTGGCGAACGAATGCCCGGCCCGCTAG
- a CDS encoding NAD(P)H-hydrate dehydratase, with the protein MTSHRLPPELLSNSEMAEADRLTIASGVPGYALMENAGAAVALEASWLAPRHGRIVVLCGPGNNGGDGFVAARLLKARDFSVTLGLLVSIDALRGDAAAAARAWNGEITAIEALDLDAADLVIDALFGAGLARDLDGPARAAVDRLNAFSRERKKPVLAVDVPSGIDGTSGQVRGVAVWASKTITFFRRKPGHLLLPGRLHCNETIVADIGITSAVLDVVRPATQANEPEVWGGLYPVPRIDGHKYARGHALVLSGGLAHTGAARLAARGALRAGAGLVTIATPKEALGAHAAALTAIMTAVCDGPEELAAILEDGRKNALVLGPGLGVGAATRALTLSALAPASRAKILDADALSSFKGDAFSLAQAIRGSGGPVVLTPHDGEFARLFGDLSADDERRWLKSDADPETLQKRLNGLRSVSKLERARAAAALAGAIVLLKGPDTVVAHPDGRAMIDDTSPPWLATAGSGDVLAGMIAGLCAQSMPPFEAASAAVWLHGAGARHFGPGLVAEDIPESLPAVLRALFQSFGLTFP; encoded by the coding sequence ATGACTTCTCATCGTCTGCCGCCTGAACTTTTGAGCAATTCGGAAATGGCGGAGGCCGACCGGCTGACCATCGCCTCGGGAGTCCCCGGCTATGCGCTGATGGAGAACGCCGGGGCCGCGGTCGCCCTGGAGGCGAGCTGGCTCGCGCCGCGTCACGGACGCATCGTGGTCCTTTGCGGACCGGGCAATAATGGCGGAGACGGCTTTGTCGCCGCCCGGCTTTTGAAGGCGCGGGACTTTTCCGTCACGCTCGGATTGCTTGTCAGCATCGACGCGTTGCGCGGCGACGCCGCAGCCGCCGCCAGAGCCTGGAATGGCGAAATCACCGCCATCGAGGCGCTGGACCTCGACGCAGCGGATCTTGTCATCGACGCTTTGTTCGGGGCGGGCCTCGCCCGCGACCTTGACGGGCCGGCGCGGGCGGCCGTGGATCGCCTCAACGCCTTCTCGCGCGAGCGAAAAAAGCCGGTGCTCGCGGTTGACGTTCCCTCCGGCATTGACGGAACGAGCGGGCAGGTCCGGGGCGTCGCGGTGTGGGCCTCGAAAACCATCACTTTTTTTCGTCGCAAGCCGGGTCATCTGCTGCTGCCGGGGCGGCTGCATTGCAATGAGACGATCGTCGCCGACATCGGGATCACATCGGCGGTGCTTGATGTCGTGAGGCCGGCGACGCAGGCCAACGAGCCGGAGGTCTGGGGCGGCCTCTACCCGGTTCCCCGCATCGACGGCCACAAATACGCGCGCGGCCACGCCCTTGTTCTGTCCGGCGGCCTCGCCCACACCGGCGCGGCGCGGCTTGCGGCTCGCGGCGCCTTGCGCGCGGGGGCCGGCCTCGTGACCATCGCGACGCCGAAGGAGGCGCTCGGCGCCCATGCGGCGGCGCTGACCGCGATCATGACGGCGGTCTGCGACGGTCCGGAGGAGCTCGCGGCGATCCTCGAGGACGGGCGCAAGAACGCCCTCGTTCTGGGGCCAGGGCTTGGCGTTGGCGCGGCGACCCGCGCCCTGACGCTTAGCGCGCTGGCGCCGGCATCGCGCGCCAAAATTCTCGACGCCGATGCGCTGTCGAGCTTCAAGGGCGACGCCTTTTCCCTGGCGCAGGCGATCAGGGGCTCGGGCGGCCCCGTCGTTTTGACGCCGCATGATGGCGAATTCGCCCGGCTTTTCGGCGATCTTTCCGCCGATGACGAGCGCCGCTGGCTGAAGTCCGACGCGGACCCTGAAACGCTGCAAAAGCGGCTCAACGGCCTGAGGTCTGTCTCGAAACTTGAGCGCGCGCGGGCGGCCGCCGCCCTCGCCGGCGCCATTGTGCTGCTCAAGGGCCCCGACACGGTGGTGGCGCATCCCGACGGGCGGGCAATGATCGACGATACGTCGCCGCCCTGGCTCGCAACGGCGGGGTCGGGCGATGTTCTTGCCGGAATGATCGCGGGCCTCTGCGCGCAATCCATGCCGCCTTTCGAGGCCGCCTCGGCCGCGGTCTGGCTGCATGGAGCGGGCGCACGCCATTTTGGTCCTGGGCTCGTGGCTGAGGATATACCCGAGAGCCTGCCGGCGGTCCTTCGGGCCCTGTTCCAGAGCTTCGGCTTGACCTTTCCTTGA